Proteins encoded together in one Micromonospora kangleipakensis window:
- a CDS encoding carbohydrate ABC transporter permease, protein MRHGVARFVTGFLALPVALYLFYVVWPFVQAAGYSLTDWGGYSDSQHFVGLDNYVRLLSDELIRKAFWHNVFFLVTVPLFTIALALFLAFLLNVGGREDRAGIRGVFGSALYKVIFFFPQVLSLVVIAVMWQQIYRTDSQGLINGLLIKIGLVDAENPLAFTADPEPFLGVPAVLWWLLLIAVWSGAGFYMVLFSAAMQSIPKDIYEAAILDGASRFHTFFRVTLPLLRDTISVAWVYLGFIALDMYALVFVMTPSQGGPNHASEIFASVIQFNAFQKGQFGYACAIAVALAIFTILLAALQLRITRRDRIEF, encoded by the coding sequence ATGCGGCATGGTGTTGCGCGTTTCGTCACGGGTTTCCTGGCCCTGCCGGTTGCGCTGTACCTCTTCTACGTGGTGTGGCCCTTCGTGCAGGCGGCGGGTTACTCGCTGACCGACTGGGGTGGGTACTCGGACTCCCAGCACTTCGTCGGTCTTGACAACTACGTCCGGCTGCTGTCGGACGAGTTGATCAGGAAGGCCTTCTGGCACAACGTGTTCTTCCTGGTCACCGTGCCGCTGTTCACGATCGCGCTGGCCCTGTTCCTCGCGTTCCTGCTCAACGTGGGCGGACGCGAGGACAGGGCCGGCATCCGGGGCGTGTTCGGCTCCGCTCTCTACAAGGTCATCTTCTTCTTCCCGCAGGTGCTGTCGCTGGTGGTCATCGCCGTGATGTGGCAGCAGATCTACCGGACCGACAGCCAGGGCCTGATCAACGGCCTGCTCATCAAGATCGGGCTGGTCGACGCGGAGAACCCGCTCGCCTTCACCGCCGACCCGGAGCCGTTCCTCGGCGTGCCGGCGGTGCTCTGGTGGCTGCTGCTCATCGCGGTGTGGAGCGGCGCCGGCTTCTACATGGTGCTCTTCTCCGCGGCCATGCAGTCGATCCCGAAGGACATCTACGAGGCGGCGATCCTCGACGGGGCCAGCCGGTTCCACACGTTCTTCCGGGTCACCCTGCCGCTGCTCCGGGACACCATCTCGGTCGCCTGGGTCTACCTGGGCTTCATCGCCCTGGACATGTACGCCCTGGTCTTCGTCATGACGCCGAGCCAGGGCGGCCCGAACCACGCCAGCGAGATCTTCGCCTCGGTGATCCAGTTCAACGCGTTCCAGAAAGGCCAGTTCGGCTACGCCTGCGCGATCGCCGTGGCGCTGGCCATCTTCACCATCCTGCTGGCCGCCCTCCAGCTGAGGATTACCCGTCGTGACCGGATCGAGTTCTGA
- a CDS encoding amidohydrolase family protein: MEDTPADPGRPPAEDATVPAFWRRLGLPGLADVHVHFLPPRLLRKVWAYFDAAGPLVCTEWPIRYRWGDAERVAHLRRLGVRAFTALAYPHRPGMAEALNRWTLEFARATPGCLPSATFYPEPAAVRYVAEALDAGARVFKVHVQVGGFLPTDPALDAVWGLLADAGVPVVVHAGHAPVGTAHTGPEPFAALLARHPGLTAVVAHLGAPDYAAFLDLAEKHERVRLDTTMAFTSFFDRFMPFPGGELPRLRELGLAGKVLLGSDFPNIPYPYAEQLTGLAELGLGDDWLRAVCWGSAAALFDLT; encoded by the coding sequence ATCGAGGACACCCCGGCCGACCCGGGTCGGCCGCCGGCCGAGGACGCCACCGTGCCGGCGTTCTGGCGCCGGCTCGGCCTGCCCGGGCTCGCCGACGTGCACGTGCACTTCCTGCCGCCCCGACTGCTGCGCAAGGTCTGGGCGTACTTCGACGCGGCCGGGCCGCTGGTCTGCACCGAGTGGCCGATCCGGTACCGGTGGGGCGACGCGGAGCGGGTGGCGCACCTGCGCCGGCTCGGCGTACGGGCGTTCACCGCGCTGGCGTACCCGCACCGGCCCGGCATGGCGGAGGCGCTGAACCGGTGGACGCTGGAGTTCGCCCGCGCCACCCCCGGCTGCCTGCCCTCGGCGACCTTCTACCCGGAGCCGGCGGCCGTCCGCTACGTCGCCGAGGCGCTCGACGCCGGCGCCCGGGTGTTCAAGGTGCACGTCCAGGTCGGTGGGTTCCTCCCCACCGACCCGGCGCTGGACGCGGTGTGGGGGCTGCTCGCCGACGCGGGCGTACCGGTGGTGGTGCATGCCGGGCACGCGCCCGTCGGCACCGCGCACACCGGCCCGGAGCCGTTCGCCGCGCTGCTCGCCCGGCATCCGGGGCTGACCGCGGTCGTGGCCCACCTGGGCGCGCCCGACTACGCCGCGTTCCTCGACCTGGCGGAGAAGCACGAGCGGGTGCGGCTGGACACCACGATGGCGTTCACCTCGTTCTTCGACCGGTTCATGCCGTTCCCGGGCGGGGAACTGCCCCGGCTGCGCGAGCTGGGGCTGGCCGGCAAGGTGCTGCTCGGCAGCGACTTCCCGAACATCCCCTACCCGTACGCCGAGCAGCTCACCGGCCTGGCCGAGCTGGGACTCGGCGACGACTGGCTGCGGGCGGTCTGCTGGGGCAGCGCGGCGGCCCTGTTCGACCTGACCTGA
- a CDS encoding metal-dependent hydrolase → MMGPSHALSGAAVWLTGSWALDQFADYHQTPLALAVGTAVCAGGALFPDLDLSGKVTRNQGGATVARTFGVFSLFIAEVMEKISLGVYYATKLSKDPRRNNGHRTLTHTLPFTGLVGWGTTALCAHYGKWAVVSILFFMIGLALRGLFDEWAERAGWVIVTLASAAAAWFTFANLPGDRGYPLIGLAVGVGCFVHILGDMITRAGVPILWPIPIRRRMWMMVGLPNSIALRTGSKAEVIVLRAALTVLAVLAAVGLVAPSVLHRFNIEV, encoded by the coding sequence ATGATGGGACCGTCCCACGCGCTGTCCGGCGCGGCGGTTTGGCTGACCGGGTCCTGGGCCCTGGACCAGTTCGCCGACTACCACCAGACGCCGCTGGCGCTCGCGGTCGGGACCGCGGTCTGCGCGGGCGGGGCGCTCTTCCCCGACCTCGACCTCTCCGGCAAGGTGACCCGGAATCAGGGCGGGGCGACCGTGGCCCGGACCTTCGGCGTGTTCAGCCTCTTCATCGCCGAGGTGATGGAGAAGATCTCGCTCGGCGTCTACTACGCCACCAAGCTCAGCAAGGACCCGCGCCGCAACAACGGTCACCGCACGCTGACCCACACCCTCCCGTTCACCGGGCTGGTCGGCTGGGGCACCACGGCGCTCTGCGCCCACTACGGCAAGTGGGCGGTGGTCAGCATCCTGTTCTTCATGATCGGGCTGGCGCTGCGCGGCCTCTTCGACGAGTGGGCCGAGCGGGCCGGCTGGGTGATCGTGACGCTGGCCTCGGCGGCCGCCGCCTGGTTCACCTTCGCCAACCTGCCGGGCGACCGGGGCTACCCGCTGATCGGGTTGGCCGTCGGGGTGGGCTGTTTCGTGCACATCCTCGGCGACATGATCACCCGGGCCGGGGTGCCGATCCTCTGGCCGATCCCGATCAGACGCCGGATGTGGATGATGGTCGGCCTGCCCAACAGCATCGCGCTGCGCACCGGCAGCAAGGCCGAGGTGATCGTGCTGCGCGCCGCGCTGACCGTCCTGGCGGTGCTCGCCGCGGTGGGGCTGGTCGCGCCGTCGGTTCTGCACCGGTTCAACATCGAGGTGTGA
- the ngcE gene encoding N-acetylglucosamine/diacetylchitobiose ABC transporter substrate-binding protein — MSITPENLGDLSRRTLLRRAAAAGLLATPAAGLLSACAGSEPSKSDDTGAAKSKDNPFGVKDGSAVKVVIFNGGLGDQWAKEDKVVFNAKHPNITVNMSSTQKIKTEEQPKMATQPSDLVMNSGADSMDRSTLINEGAIEPLDDLLTAPAWDGEGTVADTLLPGTVGDGTQNGKFYVVNVAYTVWGNWYNAALFKKEGWQAPTTWDEFFALAPKIKAKGMAPYVHDAVHGYYPRWALMASIWKAVGKQAVIDIDNLKDNAWKADGIVAALEPWEKLVKDRLLLPGKLDHTQSQQAWLDGKAAFIQVGTWLKNEMSATIPPGFELTLSDYWSKPGDKAAKDVYAGSGEGFVVPSKAPNKEAAKEFLRAILSKAGSAKFAELTKSLASTKGSGDNVQDTALASANTLMKNATSDLISVKFPDFYADLDKESQNLSEELMAGRLTAQQFVDKMQAAADKVAKDSSIKKQTRTA, encoded by the coding sequence ATGTCGATTACCCCCGAGAACCTCGGCGACCTCAGCCGCCGGACCCTGCTGCGGCGGGCCGCCGCGGCCGGCCTGCTCGCCACCCCGGCCGCCGGCCTGCTCAGCGCCTGCGCCGGCAGCGAGCCGAGCAAGTCCGACGACACCGGCGCCGCCAAGAGCAAGGACAACCCGTTCGGCGTGAAGGACGGCAGCGCCGTCAAGGTGGTCATCTTCAACGGCGGCCTCGGTGACCAGTGGGCCAAGGAAGACAAGGTCGTCTTCAACGCCAAGCACCCGAACATCACGGTCAACATGAGCTCCACCCAGAAGATCAAGACCGAAGAGCAGCCGAAGATGGCGACCCAGCCGAGCGACCTGGTGATGAACTCGGGCGCGGACAGCATGGACCGCAGCACCCTGATCAACGAGGGCGCGATCGAGCCGCTCGACGACCTGCTCACCGCGCCGGCGTGGGACGGCGAGGGCACGGTGGCCGACACGCTGCTGCCGGGCACGGTCGGCGACGGCACCCAGAACGGGAAGTTCTACGTCGTGAACGTGGCGTACACGGTGTGGGGCAACTGGTACAACGCGGCCCTGTTCAAGAAGGAGGGTTGGCAGGCGCCCACGACCTGGGACGAATTCTTCGCCCTGGCCCCGAAGATCAAGGCGAAGGGCATGGCGCCCTACGTCCACGACGCCGTGCACGGCTACTACCCGCGCTGGGCGCTCATGGCGAGCATCTGGAAGGCGGTCGGCAAGCAGGCCGTCATCGACATCGACAACCTGAAGGACAACGCCTGGAAGGCCGACGGCATCGTCGCGGCGCTGGAGCCGTGGGAGAAGCTGGTCAAGGACCGGCTGCTGCTGCCGGGCAAGCTCGACCACACCCAGTCGCAGCAGGCCTGGCTCGACGGCAAGGCCGCGTTCATCCAGGTCGGCACCTGGCTGAAGAACGAGATGTCCGCCACCATCCCGCCGGGATTCGAGCTGACCCTCTCCGACTACTGGTCGAAGCCGGGCGACAAGGCGGCCAAGGACGTGTACGCCGGATCCGGCGAGGGCTTCGTGGTGCCGAGCAAGGCGCCGAACAAGGAAGCCGCCAAGGAGTTCCTGCGGGCGATCCTGTCCAAGGCCGGCTCGGCGAAGTTCGCGGAGCTGACCAAGTCGCTGGCCTCCACCAAGGGCTCCGGCGACAACGTGCAGGACACGGCGCTGGCGTCCGCGAACACGCTGATGAAGAACGCCACCTCGGACCTGATCTCGGTCAAGTTCCCGGACTTCTACGCCGACCTGGACAAGGAGAGCCAGAACCTGTCCGAGGAGCTGATGGCCGGCCGGCTCACCGCGCAGCAGTTTGTGGACAAGATGCAGGCGGCCGCGGACAAGGTCGCCAAGGACTCCTCGATCAAGAAGCAGACCCGCACGGCCTGA
- a CDS encoding carbohydrate ABC transporter permease, protein MSTVTHTSGQRRPDAVPPAGPATGRRAGAAAYSIGGRIFNGFSHLFLAVWAVMVVYPLFWVVMSALKTDSEVIREPLSLIPESLQWDNFARAWTAGIDSFFLNTLLVLVFSVTLTMLLGSMAAYALARYEFRGNRLIYWMFLSGLTLPVYLAAVPLFKGVYNMNVVFPLLGPNKHATLILVYVAWSLSFTVFFMHSFFRTLPHSIAEAAMVDGASHTRSFFSVMLPMAKPGLISIGIFNVLGQWNQWYLPTLLMQSVSGEPKHQVIAQGLIELSVNQGYKSDWSGLFAGVTMAMLPVLIVYIVFQRQVQSGLTAGVGK, encoded by the coding sequence ATGAGCACGGTGACCCACACCTCCGGCCAGAGGCGACCCGATGCGGTGCCGCCGGCCGGTCCGGCAACGGGCCGACGGGCGGGAGCCGCCGCCTACAGCATCGGCGGCCGGATATTCAACGGCTTCTCGCACCTGTTTCTCGCGGTGTGGGCGGTCATGGTGGTCTACCCGCTGTTCTGGGTGGTGATGTCCGCACTCAAGACCGACTCGGAGGTGATCCGCGAGCCGCTGTCGCTGATCCCTGAGTCGCTGCAGTGGGACAACTTCGCCCGGGCTTGGACGGCCGGGATCGACAGCTTCTTCCTGAACACGCTGCTCGTGCTCGTCTTCAGCGTGACCCTGACGATGCTGCTGGGCTCGATGGCGGCGTACGCGCTGGCCCGCTACGAGTTCCGGGGCAACCGGCTGATCTACTGGATGTTCCTGTCGGGGCTGACTCTGCCGGTCTACCTCGCCGCGGTGCCACTGTTCAAGGGCGTCTACAACATGAACGTGGTGTTTCCGCTGCTCGGCCCGAACAAGCACGCCACGCTGATTCTGGTCTATGTGGCCTGGTCGCTGTCGTTCACCGTCTTCTTCATGCACTCGTTCTTCCGGACGCTGCCGCACTCGATCGCCGAGGCGGCGATGGTCGACGGCGCCTCGCACACCCGGTCGTTCTTCAGCGTCATGCTGCCGATGGCCAAGCCGGGCCTGATCAGCATTGGCATCTTCAACGTGCTCGGCCAGTGGAACCAGTGGTACCTGCCGACCCTGCTCATGCAGTCGGTGTCCGGTGAGCCGAAGCACCAGGTGATCGCCCAGGGGCTGATCGAGCTCTCGGTCAACCAGGGCTACAAGTCCGACTGGTCCGGCCTCTTCGCCGGGGTCACCATGGCGATGCTCCCGGTGCTGATCGTGTACATCGTCTTCCAGCGCCAGGTCCAGTCCGGCCTGACGGCCGGCGTCGGGAAGTAA
- a CDS encoding MurR/RpiR family transcriptional regulator, giving the protein MVDHEVDTPALHLHAVVDADAVDRPSAVAVSADGVLARVRAGAGELTGALRRVAEHVLSDPEAAARATIVELAERSGTSPATITRFCRAMGFEGYADLRLGIASETGRARSAGWTVDIGREIQPSDPLTRVLDQIMAADTRAMHDTAALLDLAEVERAAVAIAGASRVNIFGASGSALVGEEMQFSLHRIGVAAWAWSDVHEGLASAALLGAGDVALGISHTGQTRETIEMLAEAGSRGATTVALTGFPRSPLAELADIVLVTASQATTFRPDALSARHPQLVVLDLLYIAVAQRTHDRAHAAFRRTAQAVDGHKAAKGAAS; this is encoded by the coding sequence ATGGTTGATCACGAGGTGGACACCCCCGCGTTGCACCTGCACGCGGTGGTCGACGCCGACGCGGTCGACCGGCCGAGCGCGGTGGCCGTCTCCGCGGACGGGGTGCTGGCCAGGGTCCGGGCCGGGGCGGGGGAGCTGACGGGGGCGTTGCGCCGGGTCGCTGAGCACGTGCTCAGCGATCCGGAGGCGGCGGCCCGGGCCACCATCGTGGAGCTGGCCGAGCGCAGCGGCACCTCACCGGCGACCATCACCCGGTTCTGCCGGGCGATGGGCTTCGAGGGCTACGCCGACCTGCGACTCGGCATCGCCTCGGAGACCGGCCGGGCCCGGTCGGCGGGCTGGACGGTCGACATCGGACGAGAGATTCAGCCCAGCGACCCGCTGACCCGGGTGCTGGACCAGATCATGGCCGCCGACACCCGGGCCATGCACGACACGGCCGCGCTGCTCGACCTCGCCGAGGTGGAGCGGGCCGCGGTGGCCATCGCCGGGGCGAGCCGGGTGAACATCTTCGGCGCCAGCGGCAGCGCCCTGGTCGGCGAGGAGATGCAGTTCAGCCTGCACCGCATCGGGGTGGCCGCGTGGGCCTGGAGCGACGTGCACGAGGGCCTGGCCAGCGCCGCGCTGCTGGGCGCCGGGGACGTCGCGCTCGGCATCTCGCACACCGGGCAGACCCGGGAGACCATCGAGATGCTCGCCGAGGCGGGCAGCCGGGGCGCCACCACCGTCGCACTGACCGGCTTCCCCCGCTCGCCGCTCGCCGAGCTCGCCGACATCGTGCTGGTCACGGCCAGCCAGGCCACCACCTTCCGACCGGACGCGCTCTCCGCCCGGCATCCCCAGCTCGTCGTCCTCGACCTGCTCTACATCGCGGTGGCGCAGCGGACCCACGACCGCGCCCACGCGGCCTTCCGGCGTACCGCCCAGGCCGTCGACGGGCACAAGGCCGCGAAGGGGGCCGCCTCATGA
- a CDS encoding bifunctional 3'-5' exonuclease/DNA polymerase produces the protein MLVAVVADERDGGVLRPLDAAGRPVGPAEPVADLAAAVAAREAAERPRWVWAAGSGVYPALLRAGVRLERCHDVELTEALLLGHAGRWGEPRSLAAAWARLTGAPVPPDPAPRAPEPPGHGQGALFDAPSGPPGPGIEALTRVYADQLARIAATEHPGRFRLLVAAESAGALIATEMGAAGLPWRVEVHDAILAELLGEASPVGGPPRRLAELAALIAEAFGVRQLHTDSPAELLKAFARAGVELPNTRAWVLRGVEHPAVPLVLEYKELYRIWTAHGWAWRDAWVSGGRFHAEYVPGGVVSGRWATRGGGALQIPKVIRRAVVADPGWTFVVADAGQLEPRVLAAVSGDARLAAAGGAGDLYAALARDAFAGDRARAKVALLGAMYGQTGGAAVPALAVLKRSYPTAFGYVEAAARTGEANGLVRSWLGRTCPPGSVGFADGDEADPDAGADPQGPRARAARSRGRFTRNFVIQATAAEWASTLLATLRTALAGTRAELVFFQHDEVIVHCPAGQADAVAEAVTAAGARAAALLFGDTPVRFPLDLSIVDCYADAA, from the coding sequence GTGCTGGTGGCGGTGGTGGCGGACGAGCGGGACGGGGGAGTGCTGCGACCCCTCGACGCCGCCGGCCGGCCCGTGGGGCCGGCGGAGCCGGTGGCCGACCTCGCCGCCGCGGTGGCCGCCCGGGAGGCCGCCGAGCGCCCGCGCTGGGTCTGGGCCGCCGGGTCGGGGGTCTATCCCGCGCTGCTGCGCGCCGGGGTCCGGCTGGAGCGCTGCCACGACGTGGAGCTGACCGAGGCGCTGCTGCTCGGGCACGCCGGCCGGTGGGGCGAGCCCCGGTCGCTCGCCGCGGCCTGGGCGCGGCTGACCGGCGCGCCGGTCCCGCCCGACCCGGCGCCGCGGGCGCCGGAGCCGCCGGGCCACGGGCAGGGCGCGCTCTTCGACGCGCCGTCCGGTCCGCCGGGCCCGGGCATCGAGGCGCTGACCCGGGTGTACGCCGACCAGCTCGCCCGGATCGCCGCGACCGAGCACCCCGGCCGGTTCCGCCTGCTCGTGGCGGCCGAGTCGGCGGGCGCCCTGATCGCCACCGAGATGGGGGCGGCCGGGCTGCCGTGGCGGGTCGAGGTGCACGACGCGATCCTCGCCGAGCTGCTGGGGGAGGCCTCCCCGGTGGGTGGGCCGCCCCGCCGGCTGGCCGAGCTGGCCGCCCTGATCGCCGAGGCGTTCGGCGTACGGCAGCTGCACACGGACTCCCCTGCGGAGCTGCTGAAGGCGTTCGCCCGGGCCGGCGTGGAGCTGCCGAACACCCGGGCCTGGGTGCTGCGCGGGGTGGAGCACCCGGCGGTGCCGCTGGTCCTGGAGTACAAGGAGCTCTACCGGATCTGGACGGCGCACGGCTGGGCGTGGCGGGACGCCTGGGTCTCCGGCGGCCGCTTCCACGCGGAGTACGTGCCGGGCGGCGTGGTCTCCGGCCGGTGGGCCACCCGGGGCGGCGGGGCGCTGCAGATCCCGAAGGTGATCCGGCGGGCGGTGGTGGCCGATCCCGGCTGGACCTTCGTCGTGGCCGACGCGGGCCAGTTGGAGCCGCGGGTGCTGGCCGCGGTCTCCGGGGACGCCCGGCTCGCGGCGGCCGGTGGGGCCGGCGACCTCTACGCCGCGCTCGCCCGGGACGCCTTCGCCGGTGACCGGGCCCGGGCGAAGGTGGCCCTGCTCGGCGCGATGTACGGGCAGACCGGCGGAGCGGCGGTGCCCGCCCTGGCGGTGCTCAAGCGGAGCTATCCGACGGCGTTCGGCTACGTCGAGGCGGCGGCGCGGACCGGCGAGGCCAATGGGCTGGTGCGCTCCTGGCTCGGGCGGACCTGCCCGCCGGGCTCGGTCGGCTTCGCCGACGGCGACGAGGCGGATCCGGACGCCGGGGCGGACCCGCAGGGGCCCCGGGCCCGCGCCGCCCGCTCCCGGGGCCGGTTCACCCGCAACTTCGTCATCCAGGCGACGGCCGCCGAGTGGGCCTCGACGCTGCTGGCCACGTTGCGGACGGCGCTGGCCGGCACGAGGGCGGAGCTGGTCTTCTTCCAGCACGACGAGGTGATCGTGCACTGCCCGGCCGGGCAGGCCGACGCGGTGGCGGAGGCGGTTACCGCCGCGGGCGCGCGGGCCGCGGCGCTGCTCTTCGGCGACACCCCGGTCCGCTTCCCGCTGGACCTGTCCATCGTCGACTGCTACGCCGACGCGGCATAG
- a CDS encoding SIS domain-containing protein gives MISAQRYADAVRPMLDRLVDTQAEAVDRAADLIAAGLRAGGVLQGFGAGHSEAFAAELVARAGGLVPTNRLSLHDLVLHGDAPRDVLADPKLERDPAVAHQLYALAAPHPRDVFVVASQSGINGSVVELATLVKEHGHPLIAVTSVEHTARVAPRHPSGHRLADLADVVLDNGAPYGDALLPLEGGGAVCAVSSVTAALLAQLLTAEVVRRFHQAGEVPPIYLSANVPGGDEHNLALESRYAGRLRRTA, from the coding sequence ATGATCAGCGCACAGCGGTACGCGGACGCCGTCCGCCCGATGCTCGACCGCCTGGTCGACACCCAGGCCGAGGCGGTCGACCGGGCGGCCGACCTGATCGCCGCCGGGCTGCGGGCCGGCGGGGTCCTCCAGGGCTTCGGCGCGGGGCACTCCGAGGCGTTCGCAGCCGAGCTGGTCGCCCGGGCCGGCGGGCTGGTCCCCACCAACCGGCTCTCCCTGCACGACCTGGTGCTGCACGGCGACGCGCCCCGCGACGTGCTCGCCGACCCCAAGCTGGAACGCGACCCGGCCGTCGCGCACCAGCTCTACGCGCTCGCGGCCCCGCACCCGCGGGACGTGTTCGTGGTCGCCTCCCAGTCCGGCATCAACGGCTCGGTCGTCGAGCTGGCGACGCTGGTCAAGGAGCACGGCCATCCGCTGATCGCGGTCACCTCGGTCGAGCACACCGCTCGGGTCGCCCCGCGGCACCCGTCCGGGCACCGGCTCGCCGACCTCGCCGACGTCGTGCTGGACAACGGCGCGCCGTACGGCGATGCACTGCTGCCGCTCGAGGGCGGCGGCGCGGTCTGTGCGGTCTCCTCGGTCACCGCGGCGCTGCTGGCGCAGCTGCTGACCGCCGAGGTCGTACGACGGTTCCACCAGGCCGGGGAGGTACCCCCTATCTACCTCTCCGCCAACGTCCCCGGTGGGGACGAGCACAACCTCGCCCTCGAGTCGCGGTACGCCGGGCGCCTCCGGCGGACCGCCTGA
- a CDS encoding serine/threonine-protein kinase — protein sequence MRNHRPLAIVYGSGRGGADVLQLLVAGRYRLLDQVGSGGMGRVWLARDEMLHRDVAVKEVVPPAWLTEPERDELRLRTLREARTAARLNHPNVVRIYDVVHDRGSPWIVMEYVPSRSIQELLNTDGPFPPRRAAEIGLAVLAALRAAHAAGVLHRDVKPHNVLVAHDGRVVLTDFGLATFVGGDGAMTGPGLVLGSPQFVAPERARDGISDPRTDLWSLGATLYAAVEGQSPYARGSAMATLSALATDPPDPIRRAGPLRPALEGLLQREPWRRLTAAEVEPLLRAAATTPGEPPGATEGADAARRTADRPGPPRPAVRRRRQRWAALGAAVALLAAAGTVLALGGPDDRPPAPGVGGGSPAARPAAFACAAPPPAGATPVRSAPAPTGERFGLIPDWTWYVDPSGFRIAAPVNWLRWTDGGVTCLREPGGSRLLSVGATAAPADPVAYWRAEERRLTGDGLLADYRRVEIGPIDMFRAGALWECGWVTGAGDKVHSARLVLAVAPGRAYTVSWLTKEFDWQVNATYFLMIRQSFRPGP from the coding sequence ATGAGAAATCATCGGCCGCTGGCTATCGTGTACGGGAGTGGCCGAGGGGGCGCCGACGTGCTGCAGTTGCTGGTCGCCGGGCGCTACCGGCTGCTCGACCAGGTGGGGTCCGGCGGGATGGGCCGGGTCTGGCTGGCGCGCGACGAGATGCTGCACCGGGACGTCGCGGTGAAGGAGGTCGTCCCACCCGCCTGGCTGACCGAGCCGGAACGGGACGAGCTGCGGCTGCGGACGCTGCGCGAGGCGCGGACCGCCGCCCGGCTGAACCACCCCAACGTGGTCCGCATCTACGACGTGGTGCACGACCGGGGCAGCCCCTGGATCGTCATGGAGTACGTGCCGTCCCGCTCGATACAGGAGCTGCTGAACACCGACGGCCCGTTCCCGCCCCGGCGGGCCGCCGAGATCGGGCTGGCGGTGCTGGCCGCGCTGCGCGCCGCGCACGCCGCCGGGGTGCTGCACCGTGACGTCAAGCCACACAACGTGCTGGTCGCCCACGACGGCCGCGTGGTGCTGACCGACTTCGGGCTGGCCACCTTCGTCGGCGGGGACGGGGCGATGACCGGGCCGGGGCTGGTGCTCGGCTCACCGCAGTTCGTCGCGCCAGAGCGGGCCCGGGACGGGATCTCCGACCCGCGTACCGACCTGTGGTCGCTCGGCGCGACGCTCTACGCGGCGGTGGAGGGGCAGTCCCCGTACGCCCGGGGCAGCGCGATGGCGACGCTGAGCGCGCTGGCCACCGATCCGCCCGACCCGATCCGCCGGGCCGGCCCGCTGCGGCCGGCGCTGGAGGGGCTGTTGCAGCGCGAGCCGTGGCGCCGGCTGACCGCCGCCGAGGTGGAGCCGCTGCTACGCGCGGCGGCGACCACCCCGGGCGAGCCACCCGGGGCGACGGAGGGCGCGGACGCGGCACGGCGGACGGCGGACCGTCCGGGGCCGCCCCGGCCGGCGGTCCGGCGCCGGCGGCAGCGGTGGGCCGCGCTCGGGGCGGCCGTCGCCCTGCTCGCCGCGGCGGGCACGGTGCTGGCGCTGGGCGGCCCGGACGACCGGCCGCCGGCCCCCGGGGTGGGCGGCGGCAGCCCGGCGGCCCGGCCGGCGGCCTTCGCCTGCGCCGCTCCCCCGCCGGCCGGGGCCACCCCGGTCCGCTCCGCGCCGGCCCCGACCGGCGAGCGCTTCGGCCTGATCCCCGACTGGACCTGGTACGTCGACCCGTCCGGGTTCCGGATCGCCGCGCCGGTGAACTGGCTGCGCTGGACCGACGGCGGGGTGACCTGCTTGCGGGAACCCGGGGGGTCGCGGCTGCTGAGCGTGGGCGCGACGGCGGCGCCGGCCGACCCGGTGGCGTACTGGCGGGCGGAGGAGCGGCGGCTGACCGGCGACGGGTTGCTCGCCGACTACCGGCGGGTCGAGATCGGGCCGATCGACATGTTCCGGGCCGGCGCGCTCTGGGAGTGCGGCTGGGTCACCGGGGCCGGCGACAAGGTGCACAGCGCCCGGCTGGTGCTGGCCGTCGCGCCGGGCCGCGCGTACACCGTCTCATGGCTGACGAAGGAGTTCGACTGGCAGGTCAACGCAACATACTTCCTGATGATCCGGCAGAGCTTCCGGCCCGGTCCCTGA
- a CDS encoding nucleotidyltransferase family protein, which translates to MIIAAGGGRRIGGPEALLHQGEKPLVNRMIHTMVEAGCEQVVVVLGAAADQVRETTDLTGATVVVNRAWGTGVGSSIRAGLAALTDEGIEAVVVVPVDMPGLTAKAVRRVAALPYPDVLVCATYDGLRGYPMLFGRRHWAGIATLASADVGARPYLLAHKDQIVDISCESVADGSRVDSPELMALYGLTVPEQRVGA; encoded by the coding sequence ATGATCATCGCAGCGGGCGGGGGACGTCGCATCGGCGGACCCGAGGCGCTGCTGCACCAGGGGGAGAAACCCCTGGTGAACCGGATGATCCACACGATGGTCGAGGCGGGCTGCGAGCAGGTCGTGGTCGTCCTGGGCGCGGCGGCCGACCAGGTCCGCGAGACGACGGACCTGACCGGAGCCACCGTGGTGGTCAACCGGGCGTGGGGGACCGGCGTCGGTTCCTCCATCCGCGCCGGACTGGCGGCCCTGACCGACGAGGGGATTGAGGCGGTCGTCGTGGTGCCCGTGGACATGCCGGGGCTGACCGCCAAAGCGGTCCGGCGGGTCGCCGCGCTGCCGTACCCCGACGTGCTGGTCTGCGCGACCTACGACGGGCTGCGCGGCTACCCGATGCTCTTCGGCCGCCGGCATTGGGCCGGCATCGCCACCCTGGCCAGCGCCGACGTCGGCGCCCGGCCCTACCTGCTGGCGCACAAGGACCAGATCGTCGACATCTCGTGTGAATCGGTGGCCGACGGCAGCCGGGTGGACAGCCCCGAGCTGATGGCGCTGTACGGGCTCACCGTGCCCGAGCAGCGGGTGGGCGCCTGA